The window GATCGAGGTCGAGGCCGTTCGCGCTGCCTCAATGAAGGCCGCCAGTCCCTTGGCCTGGCGCAGGAAGGCCAGGTCAGAGGTCTCGATCGCGGTCAGATCCGCCCCGGCCAGGCCCGCCGAAAGATCGCTCGGCGCGCGGAGCACGGGCTTCAGCGCCGAGGACGCCGTGCCGGCCGCCGCCTGGATGTCCAGACCGAGCCTGCGCGACAGGGCATAGTTGACGCCATTGCGCAGATTGGCCGGCCCCGCCTCGCCGGAGCCCGCAAGCAGCGCCCCCATCAGGCGCGCATAGTCTGCATCGCGGGTCTGTTGCTGGGCCAGGGAAAAGGTCAGCTGGGCGGCGTCAGCCTGACCGGCCCGCGCCTGGCAGAAGGCCCGCAGCCGCAACCAGTAGCCGGCCCCGCGATCTACCGTCAGGGTGTCGCCGATGCGGCAAGCCTTGTCGTCGTCGCCCTTGATCAGGGCCGCCTCGGCTGCGGCCAGGGACAGGGCCGCGCTGCCGGCGAGGCCGGGCGCACGGTCAAGAACGGCGTCAGCGCCGCGGGCCTCTCCAAGGGCAATCAGGGCCATGGCCCGCGCTGCGGCCAGGTCCGGATCATTGCCGAGCCCCGCGGGTCCGGTCGCCCCGGTCGCCAGCACCCGAAGGGCGAGATCGGCGAAGGCCGGCGACAGGGGCCGAGCCGCCAGGCGGGGCAGCACGTCGCGGGCAATGTCCGGCGCGGTGTCCTTCCAGAGATCGGGTCCAAGATCGGTCTGGGCGGCCGGGGTCGAGAACAGGTCCGGCGCGGCCAGGGACTGCACCTGGACCTGGGCGAAGGCCGGCGCAGCGCCGCCCGCCAGCAGCAGAACGAGGAACGGCACAATGGCCCGGTGAGAGTGCGAACGCATGCGAGACTTCATGCTCCAGTTATGACCCAACACCACCGTCAGCAAAACCGGGTTCAGCTTAACTTGGCGCTTGGGCCAAGCCTCGTGTAAACCCGCGACCGCATCATGACCGACGACACCGCCAACCCGAATGAACCCCTGCGCCACCGCACCATCGTGCTGGTGGGCCTGATGGGCGTGGGCAAGTCCAGCGTGGGACGCCGCCTGGCCCAGGCGCTGGACATGCCGTTCCGCGACGCCGACAACGAGGTCGAAAGCGCTGCCGGCCGTTCGATTGCCGAGATCTTTGCCGAACTGGGCGAGGCCGCCTTTCGGGATGGCGAGCGCCGGGTTATCGCGCGTCTGCTCGAGGAGCCGCCGCACGTGCTGGCCACCGGCGGCGGGGCCTTCATCAATGACGAGACCCGCTCCCTGATCAATCAGAACGCCATTTCGGTCTGGCTGAAGGCCGATATCGAGCTTCTGGCCCGCCGGGTGGGTCGCAAGGATACGCGCCCCCTGCTCAAGAACCGCGACCCGGTCGAGGTGCTGACCGAACTGGCCGAGGTCCGCTATCCCGCCTATGCCCAGGCCCATGTTCATGTCCAGACCGGCGACACGCCGCACGCCGTGGCGGTGGACGCTGTGATCGCGGCCCTGCGTAACCGTCTGGACCAGGAGTCGTTTCAGCCATGACCCGCACCGTTGCCGTCGGCCTGGGCGACCGCACCTATGACGTGATGATCGGGACGGGCCTGATCGACCGGGCCGGCGACCTGATCGCCCCCCTGCTCAAGCGCCGGCGCACGGCCGTGGTCACCGACTCCATCGTCGGCGAGCACCATGGCGAGCGGCTGTCGGCGGCCCTGCACAAGGCCGGCGTCGCGGTCGACATGATCGTGGTGCCGCCCGGCGAGGAGACCAAGAGCTTCGAAGGTCTGGCCGACCTGTCCGATCAGCTGCTGGCCCTTGGGCTGGAGCGCGGCGACATGATCATCGCCTTCGGCGGCGGGGTTGTCGGCGACCTGACCGGCTTTGCGGCCGCGATCTACAAGCGCGGCATCGACTTCATCCAGATTCCCACCACCCTGCTGGCCCAGGTGGACAGCTCGGTGGGCGGCAAGACCGCCATCGATACCCCGCGCGGCAAGAACCTGATCGGGGCCTTCCACCAGCCGCGCCTGGTGCTGGCCGACCTCGACGTTCTGACCACCCTGCCCGCCCGCGAACTGGCCTGCGGCTATGCCGAGATCATCAAGTACGGCCTGCTCGGCGACTTCGCCTTCTTCGAGTGGCTGGAGGCCAACGTTGCCGCCGTGCTGCAGCGGGATGTCGAGGCTCTGGTCCGCGCCGTCGGCCGCAGTGTCGAGATGAAGGCCGAGATCGTCGCCGAGGACGAGAAGGAAGCCGGTCGCCGCGCCCTCCTGAACCTCGGCCACACCTTCGGCCACGCCATCGAGGCCGAGATGGGCTTTGGCGACGCCCTCAAGCACGGCGAGGCCGTCGGGGTCGGCATGGCCCAGGCCTTCCGCTTCTCGGCGCGCCAGGGCCTGTGCTCCAGCCAGGACGCCGTCCGCGCCGAAGCCGCCATCAAGGCCGCCGGCCTGCCCACCCGCATGAGCGACATCCGACTTGAGCCGTTCGCCGCCGACGCCCTGATCGCCCACTGCGGCCAGGACAAGAAGGCCGAGGGCGGCATGCTGACCTTCGTGCTGGTGCGCGGCATCGGGGATGCCTTCGTGGCCAAGGACGTCGACCGCGCGGCGCTCAGGGCGTTCCTGATCGAGGACGGGGCGGCGGGTTAGGTCCGCTTTCCAACCCGAACCGACTTTCAGCCTGTCCGCTCGCGGCACCCGCAGGATGACGGCCGCATCCGCAGCGTGAAGGTCTTGTCCATCGAGGCCTAGGGCGTAGAACACCGCCATGATCGCTGCTCTCCTGGGCCTTGCCCCCATCGTCCTCGCCCTGCTGGCGATTTCGGCCCTGTTCTCGGCCGCCGAGACCTCGCTGACGGCCGCCAGTCGCGCCCGGATGCACCAGCTGGAGCGCGAGGGCGACCGCCCCGCCAAGCGGGTCAACAAGCTGCTCTCGGATCAGGAGACGATGATCGGGGCGGTCCTGCTGGGCAACAACCTGATCAATATCCTGGCCTCGGCCCTGACCACCCAGGTGCTGACCGCCGCCATACCGGGCC of the Caulobacter henricii genome contains:
- a CDS encoding shikimate kinase; the encoded protein is MTDDTANPNEPLRHRTIVLVGLMGVGKSSVGRRLAQALDMPFRDADNEVESAAGRSIAEIFAELGEAAFRDGERRVIARLLEEPPHVLATGGGAFINDETRSLINQNAISVWLKADIELLARRVGRKDTRPLLKNRDPVEVLTELAEVRYPAYAQAHVHVQTGDTPHAVAVDAVIAALRNRLDQESFQP
- the aroB gene encoding 3-dehydroquinate synthase — translated: MTRTVAVGLGDRTYDVMIGTGLIDRAGDLIAPLLKRRRTAVVTDSIVGEHHGERLSAALHKAGVAVDMIVVPPGEETKSFEGLADLSDQLLALGLERGDMIIAFGGGVVGDLTGFAAAIYKRGIDFIQIPTTLLAQVDSSVGGKTAIDTPRGKNLIGAFHQPRLVLADLDVLTTLPARELACGYAEIIKYGLLGDFAFFEWLEANVAAVLQRDVEALVRAVGRSVEMKAEIVAEDEKEAGRRALLNLGHTFGHAIEAEMGFGDALKHGEAVGVGMAQAFRFSARQGLCSSQDAVRAEAAIKAAGLPTRMSDIRLEPFAADALIAHCGQDKKAEGGMLTFVLVRGIGDAFVAKDVDRAALRAFLIEDGAAG